From Diceros bicornis minor isolate mBicDic1 chromosome 17, mDicBic1.mat.cur, whole genome shotgun sequence, the proteins below share one genomic window:
- the LOC131416511 gene encoding olfactory receptor 2AP1, producing the protein MKNKTILTEFILLGLTDVPELQVVAFTFLFLAYLLSIIGNLTILILTLLDPHLQTPMYFFLQNFSFLELSFTNVFIPRVLISITTGNKSISFAGCFTQYFFAIFLGATEFCLLVVMSYDRYMAIRKPLHYTNIMSSRVCIQLVFCSWLAGLMVIIPPITLMSQLDFCSSNRLNHYFCDYGPLQELSCSDTSLIQKIVFLVASVTLVVTVVLVILSYTFIIRTSLNLPSAQQRTKAFSTCSSHMIVISLSYGSCFFIYVKPSAKEGDTFNKGVALLFTSVVPLLNPFIYTLRNQQVKQAFKDTVQKLVNLYRISELKP; encoded by the coding sequence atgaaaaataaaaccatattgACCGAGTTCATCCTGCTGGGTCTAACAGATGTTCCTGAACTCCAGGTGGTGGCTTTCACCTTTCTGTTCCTTGCCTATTTACTCAGCATCATCGGAAATCTGACTATCCTCATCCTCACCTTGCTGGACCCCCACCTTCAGACTCCCATGTATTTCTTTCTCCAGAACTTCTCCTTCTTAGAACTTTCCTTCACAAACGTCTTCATTCCCAGGGTCCTGATCAGCATCACAACAGGGAACAAGAGTATCAGCTTTGCTGGCTGCTTCACTCAGTATTTCTTTGCCATATTCCTTGGAGCAACAGAGTTTTGTCTTCTGGTTGTCATGTCCTATGACCGCTATATGGCCATACGTAAACCCCTGCATTACACGAACATCATGAGCAGCAGAGTCTGCATCCAGCTGGTTTTCTGCTCTTGGCTGGCTGGGTTAATGGTTATTATACCACCAATCACTCTGATGAGTCAGCTGGACTTTTGTTCATCCAACAGGCTGAATCATTATTTCTGTGACTATGGGCCCCTTCAGGAACTCTCCTGTTCAGACACAAGCCTCATACAGAAGATTGTCTTTCTTGTTGCATCTGTGACCCTGGTGGTCACTGTGGTGCTAGTGATTCTCTCCTACACATTCATCATCAGGACTAGTCTGAATCTCCCCTCTGCCCAGCAAAGAACAAAAGCCTTTTCCACTTGTTCTTCCCACATGATTGTCATCTCTCTCTCTTATGGAAGCTGCTTCTTCATTTATGTTAAGCCCTCAGCAAAAGAAGGGGACACATTCAACAAGGGAGTAGCTCTACTCTTTACTTCAGTTGTGCCTTTGTTGAACCCCTTCATTTACACTCTAAGGAACCAACAGGTAAAACAAGCCTTCAAGGATACAGTCCAAAAGCTTGTGAATCTTTACAGAATTTCAGAATTAAAGCCTTAA